A genomic region of Pseudomonas migulae contains the following coding sequences:
- a CDS encoding ABC transporter permease → MTSSTMPGSALMDTSHTPAQLRVTGDWTLAHYADLKALCEKLRGQYDDKTHIDLNSLGALDTAGASLLVELLGSDRLGKSAEHPDCTLSVADRALLQTVYCSMTDFCVPIKEPEIGVGIQLLTRIGRAVDAVWQDTLQLLGFVGLILETIARGLFRPKRWRITPMVAHIEQTGLDAAPIVALLTFLVGAVVAFLGATVLQSFGASIFTVDLVAFSFLREFGVLLTAILMAGRTASAFTAQIGSMKANEEIDAIRTLGLDPMELLVVPRVLALLVALPMLTFLAMLSGIVGGGVVCAVALDISPAMFLSLLQTDIGVQHFLVGIVKAPIFAFLIAAIGCLEGFKVSGSAESVGAHTTSSVVQSIFVVIVLDAVAALFFMEMGW, encoded by the coding sequence ATGACCAGCAGCACAATGCCCGGCAGTGCCTTGATGGACACTTCGCACACCCCTGCGCAATTGCGGGTCACGGGTGACTGGACGCTCGCCCATTACGCCGATCTCAAGGCGTTGTGCGAAAAGCTCCGCGGCCAATACGACGACAAAACCCACATCGACCTTAACAGCCTCGGTGCGCTCGACACCGCCGGCGCCTCGCTGTTGGTGGAATTGCTCGGTTCGGACCGGCTGGGCAAGTCCGCCGAACATCCCGACTGCACCTTGTCCGTCGCCGATCGTGCGTTATTGCAGACCGTTTATTGCTCGATGACCGACTTCTGCGTGCCGATCAAGGAACCGGAAATCGGCGTCGGCATTCAACTGCTGACGCGCATTGGCCGGGCGGTGGATGCTGTTTGGCAGGACACCCTGCAACTGCTGGGATTCGTCGGCCTGATCCTGGAAACCATCGCCCGCGGCCTGTTCCGTCCCAAACGCTGGCGCATCACGCCAATGGTTGCGCACATCGAGCAGACCGGCCTCGACGCCGCACCCATCGTAGCCCTGCTGACGTTTCTGGTGGGCGCTGTCGTGGCGTTTCTCGGGGCGACGGTGCTGCAGAGTTTCGGTGCGAGCATTTTCACCGTGGACCTGGTGGCGTTCTCCTTCCTGCGCGAATTCGGCGTGCTGCTCACCGCCATCCTGATGGCCGGGCGAACCGCCAGTGCGTTTACCGCGCAGATCGGCTCGATGAAGGCCAATGAAGAGATCGATGCCATTCGCACCCTCGGCCTCGACCCGATGGAGTTGCTGGTGGTGCCGCGCGTGCTCGCGCTGCTGGTGGCGCTGCCGATGCTGACCTTTCTGGCGATGCTGTCGGGGATTGTCGGCGGTGGCGTGGTGTGCGCCGTGGCGCTGGATATCTCGCCGGCCATGTTCCTCTCGCTGCTGCAAACCGACATCGGCGTTCAGCACTTTTTGGTGGGCATCGTCAAAGCGCCGATCTTTGCGTTCCTCATCGCCGCCATTGGTTGCCTTGAAGGCTTCAAGGTCAGTGGCAGCGCCGAGTCTGTGGGGGCGCACACCACGTCGAGTGTGGTGCAGTCGATTTTCGTGGTGATCGTGCTCGACGCCGTGGCCGCGTTGTTTTTCATGGAGATGGGCTGGTGA
- a CDS encoding DUF1328 domain-containing protein has translation MLSWAITFLIIAIIAAVLGFGGIAGTATGIAKILFVVFLVMFIASFFFGRRGRG, from the coding sequence ATGTTGAGCTGGGCAATCACATTCTTGATCATTGCCATCATCGCTGCAGTACTGGGCTTCGGTGGTATCGCGGGCACCGCCACGGGTATCGCCAAGATTCTCTTTGTCGTGTTCCTGGTGATGTTTATTGCTTCGTTCTTCTTTGGCCGTCGCGGTCGAGGTTGA
- the gltP gene encoding glutamate/aspartate:proton symporter GltP yields the protein MKKAKLSLAWQILIGLVLGIAIGALLNHFSAEKAWWISNVLQPAGDIFIRLIKMIVIPIVISSLIVGIAGVGDAKKLGSIGLKTIIYFEIVTTIAIVVGLVLANVFHPGAGIDMSTLGTVDISKYQATAAEVQHEHAFIETILNLIPSNIFAAIARGEMLPIIFFSVLFGLGLSSLKPELRDPLVTMFQGVSESMFKVTHMIMNYAPIGVFALIAVTVANFGFASLLPLAKLVILVYFAIAFFAFMVLGLIARLFGFSVIKLMRIFKDELVLAYSTASSETVLPRVIEKMEAYGAPKAICSFVVPTGYSFNLDGSTLYQSIAAIFIAQLYGIDLSISQQLLLVLTLMVTSKGIAGVPGVSFVVLLATLGSVGIPLEGLAFIAGVDRIMDMARTALNVIGNALAVLVISRWEGMYDDAKGQRYWNSLPHWRSKEKLPVGETSNN from the coding sequence ATGAAGAAGGCAAAGCTCAGCCTCGCCTGGCAGATCCTCATCGGTCTGGTATTGGGGATTGCAATCGGTGCGCTGCTCAACCATTTCAGTGCCGAAAAGGCCTGGTGGATCAGCAACGTCCTGCAACCGGCAGGCGATATCTTTATCCGTCTGATCAAGATGATTGTGATCCCGATCGTGATCTCGTCGCTGATCGTCGGTATCGCTGGCGTCGGTGATGCGAAGAAACTCGGCAGCATCGGCCTCAAGACCATCATCTACTTCGAGATCGTCACCACGATCGCCATCGTCGTCGGTCTGGTATTGGCCAACGTGTTCCATCCGGGCGCCGGCATCGACATGAGCACCCTGGGCACCGTGGACATTTCCAAGTACCAGGCGACCGCCGCCGAGGTACAGCATGAACACGCGTTCATCGAAACCATCCTCAACCTGATCCCGTCGAACATCTTCGCGGCCATCGCTCGCGGTGAAATGCTGCCGATCATCTTCTTCTCGGTGCTGTTCGGTCTCGGTCTGTCGAGCCTCAAGCCCGAGTTGCGCGACCCGCTGGTAACGATGTTCCAGGGCGTGTCGGAAAGCATGTTCAAGGTCACCCACATGATCATGAACTACGCCCCGATCGGCGTTTTCGCACTGATCGCAGTGACCGTTGCCAACTTCGGTTTCGCGTCCCTGCTGCCGCTGGCCAAACTGGTGATCCTGGTTTACTTCGCCATCGCCTTCTTCGCCTTCATGGTGCTGGGCCTGATCGCTCGCCTGTTCGGCTTCTCGGTGATCAAGCTGATGCGCATCTTCAAGGATGAGCTGGTGCTGGCCTACTCCACCGCCAGCTCCGAAACCGTGCTGCCGCGCGTGATCGAGAAGATGGAAGCCTACGGCGCGCCAAAAGCGATCTGCAGCTTCGTGGTGCCGACTGGCTACTCCTTCAACCTCGACGGTTCGACCCTGTACCAAAGCATCGCGGCGATCTTCATTGCCCAGCTGTATGGCATTGATCTGTCGATCAGCCAGCAATTGCTGCTGGTGTTGACCCTGATGGTGACCTCCAAAGGCATCGCCGGCGTACCGGGCGTGTCCTTCGTTGTATTGCTGGCGACGTTGGGCAGCGTGGGTATCCCGCTGGAAGGCCTGGCGTTCATTGCCGGTGTCGATCGCATCATGGACATGGCGCGTACCGCACTGAACGTGATCGGCAACGCCCTGGCCGTACTGGTCATCTCCCGTTGGGAAGGCATGTACGACGATGCCAAGGGCCAGCGCTACTGGAACTCGCTGCCGCACTGGCGCAGCAAGGAAAAACTGCCGGTGGGTGAGACTTCCAACAACTGA
- the algB gene encoding sigma-54-dependent response regulator transcription factor AlgB yields the protein MESATEHRGRILLVDDESAILRTFRYCLEDEGYSVATANSAAQADALLQRQVFDLCFLDLRLGEDNGLDVLAQMRIQAPWMRVVIVTAHSAVDTAVDAIQAGAADYLVKPCSPDQLRLATAKQLEVRQLSARLEALEGEVRKPKDGLDSHSPAMKVVLETARQVASTDANILILGESGTGKGELSQAIHGWSKRAKKSCVTINCPSLTAELMESELFGHSRGAFTGASESTLGRVNQADGGTLFLDEIGDFPLTLQPKLLRFIQDKEYERVGDPVTRRADVRILAATNLNLEDMVRDGRFREDLLYRLNVITLHLPPLRERREDILNLADRFLARFVKEYARPARGFSDEAREALLSYRWPGNIRELRNVVERASIICPQERVEISHLGMAETPVNNAPRIGAALSLDELEKAHIGAVLATADTLDQAAKTLGIDASTLYRKRKQYNL from the coding sequence ATGGAATCAGCCACCGAGCATCGGGGCCGCATTTTGCTGGTGGACGACGAGTCTGCCATCCTGCGAACGTTCCGCTATTGCCTCGAAGACGAGGGCTACAGCGTCGCCACGGCCAACAGCGCGGCGCAGGCTGATGCGTTGTTGCAACGCCAGGTGTTTGATCTGTGTTTCCTCGATTTGCGCCTGGGGGAAGACAACGGTCTCGATGTGCTGGCCCAGATGCGCATTCAGGCGCCGTGGATGCGGGTTGTCATCGTTACTGCTCACTCGGCCGTGGACACCGCCGTAGACGCGATCCAGGCGGGCGCCGCTGATTACCTGGTCAAGCCGTGCAGCCCCGATCAATTGCGCCTGGCCACCGCCAAGCAACTGGAAGTGCGGCAATTGTCAGCACGTCTGGAAGCGCTGGAAGGTGAAGTGCGCAAACCCAAGGATGGGCTGGACTCCCACAGCCCGGCCATGAAAGTCGTGCTCGAAACCGCCCGCCAGGTGGCCAGCACGGATGCCAACATTTTGATCCTTGGTGAATCCGGCACCGGTAAAGGTGAACTTTCCCAGGCCATTCACGGCTGGAGCAAGCGCGCGAAAAAATCCTGCGTCACCATCAACTGCCCCTCGCTGACGGCCGAATTGATGGAAAGCGAACTCTTCGGCCACAGCCGTGGGGCCTTCACCGGTGCGAGCGAAAGTACGCTGGGGCGAGTGAACCAGGCTGATGGCGGTACGTTGTTTCTCGACGAGATCGGCGATTTTCCCCTGACGTTGCAGCCAAAGTTGCTGCGTTTCATTCAGGACAAGGAATACGAGCGCGTCGGCGACCCGGTAACCCGCCGCGCCGATGTACGCATCCTGGCCGCCACCAACCTCAATCTTGAAGACATGGTGCGCGACGGTCGTTTCCGTGAAGACTTGCTCTATCGCTTGAACGTCATCACCTTGCATCTGCCGCCGTTGCGCGAACGCCGGGAAGACATCTTGAACCTCGCTGACCGGTTCCTGGCGCGTTTCGTCAAGGAATACGCCCGTCCGGCGCGAGGTTTCAGCGATGAGGCCCGTGAAGCGTTGCTCAGCTACCGCTGGCCGGGGAACATTCGAGAGTTGCGCAACGTGGTTGAGCGGGCGAGCATCATTTGTCCACAGGAGCGCGTCGAGATCAGCCACTTGGGCATGGCCGAAACGCCGGTCAACAATGCGCCGCGCATTGGTGCTGCGCTGAGTCTGGACGAGTTGGAGAAGGCGCACATCGGCGCGGTACTGGCCACCGCGGACACGCTGGACCAGGCCGCGAAGACGCTCGGCATCGACGCTTCGACGCTGTACCGCAAACGCAAGCAGTACAACCTGTGA
- a CDS encoding nucleoside recognition domain-containing protein — protein MLNGLWLSFFIVAAVSALAQWLIGGNAGIFAAMVESIFAMAKLSVEVMVLLFGTLTLWLGFLRIAEKAGIVEWLAKALGPLFLRLMPGVPAGHPAIGLITLNFAANGLGLDNAATPIGLKAMKALQELNPSDTIASNAQILFLVLNASSLTLLPVTIFMYRAQQGAPDPTLVFLPILLATSCSTLVGLLSVAVMQRLRLWDPVVLAYLIPGALALGGFMALLGTLSATALAGLSSILGNVTLFGLIMLFLVIGALRKVKVYEAFVEGAKEGFDVAKNLLPYLVAMLCAVGVLRASGALDFGLDGIRHLVEWAGWDTRFVDALPTAMVKPFSGSAARAMLIETMKTSGVDSFPALVAATIQGSTETTFYVLAVYFGAVGIQRARHAVGCALLAELAGVLGAIGVCYWFFG, from the coding sequence ATGCTTAATGGCCTGTGGCTTAGCTTCTTCATCGTGGCGGCCGTTTCGGCGCTGGCGCAATGGCTGATCGGTGGCAACGCCGGGATCTTCGCGGCGATGGTGGAAAGCATTTTCGCCATGGCCAAGTTGTCGGTCGAGGTTATGGTCCTGCTGTTCGGCACGCTGACGCTTTGGCTGGGCTTTCTGCGCATCGCCGAGAAGGCCGGGATCGTCGAATGGCTGGCCAAGGCGCTGGGCCCGTTGTTCCTGCGCCTGATGCCGGGAGTGCCGGCCGGTCACCCCGCCATCGGCCTGATTACCCTGAACTTCGCCGCCAACGGCCTGGGCCTGGACAACGCCGCCACGCCGATCGGCCTGAAAGCCATGAAGGCGCTGCAAGAGCTCAACCCCAGCGACACCATCGCCAGCAACGCGCAGATCCTGTTCCTGGTACTCAACGCCTCCTCCCTGACCCTGCTGCCGGTGACGATCTTCATGTACCGCGCCCAGCAAGGCGCGCCGGATCCGACGCTGGTGTTCCTGCCGATCCTGCTCGCCACCAGTTGTTCGACGCTGGTGGGATTGCTGTCGGTGGCGGTCATGCAGCGCCTGCGCCTGTGGGACCCGGTGGTGCTCGCCTATCTGATCCCCGGAGCCCTCGCCCTCGGCGGCTTCATGGCGTTGCTGGGGACGCTCTCGGCGACCGCGCTGGCCGGTTTGTCCTCGATCCTCGGCAACGTGACGCTGTTCGGGCTGATCATGCTGTTCCTGGTGATCGGCGCGCTGCGCAAAGTGAAGGTGTATGAGGCGTTCGTCGAAGGTGCGAAAGAAGGCTTCGACGTGGCCAAGAATCTGCTGCCGTACCTGGTGGCGATGCTGTGCGCGGTGGGCGTGCTGCGCGCCTCCGGGGCGCTGGATTTCGGCCTCGACGGGATTCGGCATCTGGTGGAGTGGGCCGGTTGGGACACCCGCTTCGTGGATGCGTTGCCGACCGCGATGGTCAAGCCGTTCTCCGGCAGCGCGGCTCGGGCGATGCTGATCGAAACCATGAAGACGTCCGGGGTAGACAGCTTCCCGGCGTTGGTGGCGGCGACGATTCAGGGCAGTACGGAAACGACGTTCTACGTGCTGGCGGTGTATTTCGGCGCCGTGGGGATTCAGCGGGCACGGCATGCGGTGGGGTGTGCGTTGCTGGCGGAACTGGCCGGGGTGCTCGGCGCTATCGGTGTTTGCTACTGGTTCTTCGGCTAA
- a CDS encoding inhibitor of vertebrate lysozyme family protein — protein sequence MNVLLKTMAAALLLGGSATAMAANDGQARVNELLSADPQFHDTWQGVVKKEERLPEWVMNLSGDAEQMNAVEEDGDKYLVGPLCESHDTCLNKRLIVAISFDKKDAYAMLVEVPAGLPADKSPTRHADYRFLGKPDQGMQDLLMEQLKKDPNWY from the coding sequence ATGAACGTTTTACTGAAAACGATGGCAGCCGCCCTGCTTTTGGGCGGCAGTGCCACCGCGATGGCGGCCAATGATGGCCAGGCGCGGGTCAACGAGTTGTTGAGCGCAGACCCGCAGTTTCATGACACTTGGCAAGGCGTGGTGAAGAAGGAAGAACGCCTGCCGGAATGGGTGATGAACCTGTCTGGTGACGCCGAGCAAATGAACGCCGTGGAAGAAGATGGCGACAAGTATCTGGTGGGGCCGCTCTGCGAATCGCATGACACATGCCTCAACAAACGCTTGATCGTGGCCATCAGCTTCGACAAGAAGGACGCCTACGCCATGCTGGTCGAAGTGCCTGCAGGATTGCCGGCCGACAAGTCGCCAACGCGGCATGCCGATTACCGCTTCCTCGGCAAGCCTGACCAGGGCATGCAGGATCTGTTGATGGAACAACTGAAAAAAGATCCGAACTGGTACTGA
- a CDS encoding ATP-binding protein — MKLAMKLRTRLFLSISALITVALLGLLLGLVSVMQMAGTQEALVRNNFVSLDLGLKLRQTLGDQLILMMSDKPDPAAFEASKQHYFQLLDEGIAHDQGSEGRQYGFVQAKNDYLNFLQALALSNDPSHVLIGNAALTEKFNVLRNGLITEHKHALDSINETQRKARDRALLIAGLLGLVGLAVLIIGFVTAHAIARRFGEPIEALAQAADHIGQGNFEVTLPISSAVEMNQLTKRFGIMAEALRQHQATNIDELLAGQQRLQAVLDSIDDGLLMIDRDGHLEHLNPVAQRQLGWDTDRLGQGLGSALERPELDQQLQLVLRGGTLERAPEDLSIEVDGESRLLTYSLTPVSHTQGHILGAVMVLHDVTEQRAFERVRSEFVLRASHELRTPVTGMHMAFGLFRERAHFAPDSREADLLDTVNEEMQRLMQLINDLLNFSRYQNGLQKLSLAPCSIEELLEQARSRFVDSAQEKGIDLLVEVQGPLPWLQADQPQLDRVLDNLIDNALRHTGTDGQIRLQARRHGERVIISVEDNGEGIAYGQQGRIFEPFVQVGRKKGGAGLGLALCKEIVQLHGGRMGVYSRPGQGTQFYMALAV, encoded by the coding sequence ATGAAACTGGCGATGAAGTTGCGTACTCGGCTTTTTCTGAGTATTTCCGCACTGATCACCGTCGCGCTGCTTGGGCTGTTGCTCGGGCTGGTTAGCGTGATGCAGATGGCCGGAACCCAGGAAGCACTGGTCCGCAACAATTTCGTCAGCCTGGATCTGGGCTTGAAACTGCGCCAGACCTTAGGCGATCAGCTGATTTTGATGATGAGCGACAAACCCGATCCCGCGGCGTTTGAAGCTTCAAAGCAGCATTATTTTCAGCTGCTGGATGAAGGTATCGCCCATGATCAGGGGAGCGAAGGACGCCAGTACGGTTTTGTGCAGGCCAAGAACGATTACCTGAACTTTCTTCAGGCGTTGGCTCTGTCAAATGATCCGTCCCATGTGCTGATTGGCAATGCAGCGCTCACTGAAAAATTCAATGTATTGCGCAACGGTCTGATCACCGAGCACAAACACGCGCTGGACAGTATCAATGAAACGCAACGTAAGGCCCGGGATCGGGCGCTGCTGATTGCCGGCCTGCTCGGGCTGGTAGGTCTGGCGGTGCTGATTATCGGGTTTGTGACCGCTCATGCGATCGCGCGGCGTTTCGGTGAGCCGATCGAAGCCCTGGCCCAGGCCGCCGACCACATCGGCCAAGGCAACTTCGAGGTGACACTGCCGATTTCCTCGGCAGTGGAGATGAATCAGCTGACCAAGCGCTTCGGAATCATGGCCGAAGCCCTGCGACAGCATCAGGCGACCAATATCGACGAATTGCTTGCCGGCCAGCAGCGGTTGCAGGCGGTGCTCGACAGCATTGACGACGGTCTGTTGATGATCGACCGTGATGGCCATCTCGAACACCTCAACCCGGTGGCGCAACGCCAGTTGGGTTGGGACACCGACCGTCTCGGCCAGGGGTTGGGCTCGGCGCTCGAACGCCCCGAGCTGGATCAGCAGCTGCAACTGGTCCTGCGCGGAGGCACGCTGGAGCGGGCGCCGGAGGACTTGAGTATCGAAGTCGATGGCGAGTCCCGGCTGCTCACTTACAGCCTGACGCCGGTCAGTCATACCCAGGGCCATATTCTGGGCGCGGTGATGGTGTTGCATGACGTCACCGAGCAGCGAGCTTTCGAGCGGGTGCGCAGCGAGTTTGTATTACGCGCCTCCCATGAGCTGCGCACGCCCGTCACCGGGATGCACATGGCCTTCGGCCTGTTCCGTGAGCGCGCGCATTTTGCCCCGGACTCGCGAGAAGCCGACCTGCTGGACACCGTGAATGAAGAAATGCAGCGCTTGATGCAGTTGATCAACGACCTGCTGAACTTCTCACGCTACCAGAACGGATTGCAGAAACTGTCGCTGGCGCCGTGTTCCATCGAGGAACTGCTGGAGCAGGCCCGGTCGCGGTTTGTCGATTCGGCGCAAGAAAAAGGCATCGATTTGCTGGTGGAAGTGCAGGGGCCATTACCGTGGCTACAGGCCGATCAACCACAACTGGACCGGGTGCTCGATAACCTCATCGACAACGCGTTGCGTCATACCGGCACCGATGGCCAGATTCGCTTGCAGGCGCGACGCCACGGCGAGCGGGTGATTATCAGTGTCGAGGACAATGGCGAAGGTATCGCTTACGGCCAGCAGGGGCGGATCTTCGAGCCGTTCGTACAAGTCGGGCGCAAGAAGGGTGGCGCGGGACTTGGTCTGGCGTTGTGCAAGGAAATCGTGCAGTTGCACGGTGGGCGGATGGGCGTCTATTCGCGGCCGGGGCAGGGCACTCAGTTCTACATGGCGCTGGCGGTATAA
- a CDS encoding ABC-type transport auxiliary lipoprotein family protein has protein sequence MKLRHVALLGAFALTSACSILPKSEPSDVYRLPSAQSVSPSHGTPQRWSLRLTKPQASEALNSPQIAVIPQGDLISSYKASRWSDPAPVLLRNRLLDGFQRDGRVALLSTDDSNFQADLELGGSLQAFQTEYQGTAASVVVRLDALLVRGYDQRILASRRFEVRQPLNDVKVPAVVAGFGQASDQLTAQVVSWAVEQGQKVAPPPRP, from the coding sequence ATGAAACTGCGCCACGTTGCCCTCCTCGGCGCTTTTGCGTTGACCAGCGCTTGCTCGATCCTGCCCAAGTCCGAGCCGTCCGATGTGTATCGGTTGCCTTCGGCCCAGAGCGTTTCTCCCAGCCACGGCACGCCGCAGCGCTGGTCGCTGCGCCTGACCAAGCCGCAAGCCAGCGAGGCGTTGAACAGTCCGCAGATCGCCGTGATTCCGCAAGGCGACCTGATCAGCAGCTACAAGGCTTCACGCTGGAGCGACCCGGCGCCGGTGTTGCTGCGCAATCGTCTGCTCGATGGTTTCCAGCGTGACGGTCGGGTTGCGTTGCTGAGCACCGACGACAGCAATTTCCAGGCGGACCTGGAATTGGGCGGGAGTTTGCAGGCGTTCCAGACTGAATACCAAGGCACCGCGGCGAGTGTGGTTGTGCGTCTGGATGCGTTGCTGGTGCGCGGTTATGACCAACGCATACTCGCCAGCCGCCGCTTTGAAGTGCGCCAGCCGTTGAACGATGTGAAGGTGCCGGCGGTGGTGGCCGGGTTTGGCCAGGCGAGCGACCAGTTGACGGCGCAGGTGGTGAGTTGGGCGGTGGAGCAAGGACAGAAAGTCGCGCCGCCTCCCCGCCCTTGA
- a CDS encoding ABC transporter ATP-binding protein: MSRLPRAPSEAVIEVRGLCNRFGRQSVHENLDLDLYKGEILAVVGGSGSGKSVLLRSIVGLRQPSDGVVKVFGKNLPTLSEHERSMVERRFGVLFQKGALFSSLTVTENVALPLIEHAGLSRNDAEHLAAVKLALAGLPLSAADKYPASLSGGMIKRAALARALALDPDILFLDEPTAGLDPIGAAAFDQLILTLRDALGLSVFLVTHDLDTLYTITDRVAVLAQKKVLVADAIDRVSETDDPWIHEYFHGPRGRAALTAAQQLNEV; the protein is encoded by the coding sequence GTGAGTCGTCTACCCCGAGCGCCCTCCGAGGCGGTGATCGAAGTCCGTGGGCTGTGCAATCGTTTTGGCCGCCAGAGCGTGCACGAGAACCTCGACCTGGATCTGTACAAGGGCGAAATCCTGGCCGTGGTCGGCGGTTCCGGCAGCGGCAAATCGGTGCTGCTGCGCAGCATTGTCGGCTTGCGCCAGCCCAGTGACGGGGTGGTGAAGGTCTTTGGCAAGAACCTCCCGACGCTGTCCGAACACGAGCGCTCGATGGTCGAACGGCGCTTCGGTGTGCTGTTTCAGAAAGGCGCCCTGTTCTCTTCGCTGACCGTGACCGAAAACGTGGCCCTGCCCCTGATCGAACACGCTGGCCTGAGCCGCAACGATGCCGAACACCTGGCGGCGGTCAAACTGGCGTTGGCCGGGCTACCACTGTCGGCGGCAGACAAGTACCCCGCTTCGCTGTCCGGCGGGATGATCAAGCGCGCGGCACTGGCCCGTGCGCTGGCGCTGGACCCGGACATCCTGTTTCTCGACGAACCCACCGCCGGCCTCGACCCGATCGGCGCGGCGGCTTTCGATCAGTTGATCCTGACCCTGCGCGATGCGTTGGGTTTGAGTGTGTTTCTGGTGACCCACGACCTCGACACGCTCTACACCATCACCGACCGCGTGGCGGTGCTGGCGCAGAAGAAAGTGCTGGTGGCGGACGCCATCGACAGGGTCTCGGAAACCGACGACCCGTGGATTCACGAATACTTCCATGGCCCTCGCGGCCGCGCGGCGCTGACGGCCGCTCAACAGTTGAATGAGGTCTGA
- a CDS encoding MlaD family protein encodes METRAHHVLIGLFTVIVVAGALLFGLWLAKSSVDTEFKDYEIVFNEAVSGLSKGSAVQYSGIKVGDVVTLRLDPKDPRRVLARIRLGGDTPIKEDTQAKLALTGITGTSIIQLSGGTPQSPTLKGKDGDLPTIVASPSPIARLLNDSNDLMAGVNVLMHNANQMFSAQNVERISKTLEHLEQTTGTIADQRGDIRQAMQQLASVGKQAGAMLEQTSALMRNANGMLNDQGKQMFGSAEQAMKSLEQSSATINKLLTNNQDSLNSGMQGLNGLAPAMRELRDTLTSLRAISQRLEANPSGYLLGNDKNKEFTP; translated from the coding sequence ATGGAAACCCGAGCCCATCATGTATTGATCGGCCTGTTCACCGTGATTGTGGTGGCAGGTGCCCTGCTCTTCGGCTTGTGGCTGGCCAAGTCCAGCGTCGACACCGAGTTCAAGGATTATGAAATCGTTTTCAACGAGGCGGTCAGCGGCCTGTCCAAGGGCAGCGCGGTGCAGTACAGCGGGATCAAGGTCGGCGACGTGGTGACATTGCGCCTGGACCCGAAAGACCCGCGCCGGGTGTTGGCGCGAATTCGTCTGGGCGGTGATACGCCGATCAAGGAAGACACCCAGGCCAAACTGGCGCTGACCGGGATCACCGGTACGTCGATCATCCAGCTCAGCGGTGGCACGCCGCAAAGCCCGACGCTCAAGGGCAAGGACGGTGATCTGCCGACCATCGTCGCATCGCCCTCGCCCATCGCCCGTCTGCTCAACGACAGCAACGATTTGATGGCTGGCGTGAACGTCTTGATGCACAACGCCAATCAGATGTTTTCCGCGCAGAACGTCGAGCGCATCAGCAAGACCCTCGAGCATCTGGAGCAAACCACCGGCACCATCGCCGATCAGCGCGGTGACATCCGCCAGGCGATGCAGCAACTGGCGTCGGTCGGCAAGCAGGCCGGCGCGATGCTGGAGCAGACGTCGGCGCTGATGCGCAACGCCAACGGCATGCTCAACGATCAGGGCAAGCAGATGTTCGGCAGTGCCGAGCAGGCCATGAAGTCGCTGGAACAAAGCAGCGCGACGATCAACAAGTTGCTCACCAACAATCAGGATTCCCTCAACAGCGGCATGCAAGGTCTGAACGGTCTGGCCCCGGCGATGCGCGAGTTGCGCGATACCCTGACGTCGTTGCGGGCGATTTCCCAGCGCCTGGAAGCCAACCCCAGCGGATACCTGCTGGGCAATGACAAGAACAAGGAGTTCACGCCATGA